Proteins co-encoded in one Deinococcus roseus genomic window:
- a CDS encoding alpha/beta fold hydrolase: MTANSTQNISTQNIASGLQILQLSAGLTLTVQILGQGSPVLLLHGGGGPQVLQVFAQRLAQRHQVFIPIHPGFSGTHRPEQHNTIKDLAATYATFLQHLNLQEVVVMGFSMGGWIASELVLHDSSRIGKLVLVNAVGIEVPGHPVTDVFNVTPAELARLSFHRPEAVQQVPLTPELMALRAANFATLALYDQNLKMADPNLHPRLSEVQVPVLVTWGESDGIVDLTYGQAYAAAFPQAQFVTIPEAGHQPQVEQPDRLLTALQSFLQ; the protein is encoded by the coding sequence ATGACTGCAAATTCAACCCAAAACATCAGCACCCAGAACATTGCCTCCGGACTTCAGATTCTTCAACTTTCTGCAGGGCTCACCCTGACAGTGCAAATTCTTGGACAGGGAAGCCCTGTGTTGCTCCTGCATGGTGGTGGCGGTCCTCAGGTGCTGCAGGTTTTTGCCCAGCGCCTGGCCCAGCGGCACCAGGTGTTCATTCCCATTCATCCGGGTTTTTCAGGAACCCACCGCCCTGAACAACACAACACCATCAAAGATCTGGCTGCCACTTACGCGACTTTTCTGCAACACCTGAACCTGCAAGAGGTGGTGGTGATGGGATTTTCCATGGGCGGCTGGATTGCCAGTGAACTGGTGCTGCACGATTCCTCCAGAATCGGCAAACTGGTGCTGGTCAATGCCGTGGGCATCGAGGTGCCCGGTCACCCGGTGACCGATGTGTTCAACGTGACCCCCGCAGAACTGGCCCGCCTGAGTTTCCACCGCCCGGAAGCCGTTCAGCAGGTGCCCCTCACCCCGGAATTGATGGCTTTGCGGGCTGCCAATTTCGCCACCCTGGCCCTCTACGACCAGAACCTGAAAATGGCCGATCCCAACCTGCATCCCAGACTGTCTGAAGTGCAGGTTCCCGTGCTGGTGACCTGGGGCGAAAGCGACGGCATTGTGGATCTCACCTATGGACAGGCTTATGCTGCAGCTTTCCCACAGGCCCAATTTGTGACCATTCCTGAAGCTGGCCACCAGCCCCAGGTGGAGCAGCCCGACCGTTTGCTGACTGCCCTGCAAAGCTTCTTGCAATAA
- a CDS encoding MarR family winged helix-turn-helix transcriptional regulator — protein sequence MTPTLQDLGRSIKQVQYRHHRLLDQQLKTIHTTLSQWDALRAIGNNPDAPARKLAQLTFQTDQAFGELSSRLLAQGLITRTAGPGRAIRHRLTAAGEALLQAGYHVVMPVLQASFAPLNEQEREVLYSLLQRMLENENNPLK from the coding sequence ATGACACCCACCCTGCAGGACCTTGGTCGCAGCATCAAACAGGTTCAATACCGGCACCACCGGTTGCTGGACCAGCAACTGAAAACCATCCACACCACCCTCTCCCAGTGGGATGCTTTGAGGGCCATCGGCAACAACCCGGATGCTCCGGCCCGCAAGCTGGCCCAGCTGACCTTCCAGACCGATCAGGCTTTTGGAGAGTTGTCTTCAAGGCTGCTGGCCCAGGGCCTGATCACCCGCACCGCAGGACCAGGACGGGCCATCCGACACCGCCTGACCGCTGCTGGAGAAGCCCTGTTGCAGGCTGGATACCATGTGGTGATGCCTGTGCTGCAAGCTTCTTTTGCACCTCTGAACGAACAGGAACGTGAAGTGCTCTATTCCCTGCTGCAACGCATGCTGGAAAATGAAAACAACCCTCTGAAGTGA